A part of Sinorhizobium chiapasense genomic DNA contains:
- a CDS encoding glutathione S-transferase family protein, giving the protein MPTLYHHPMSSASRFVRLILSEYGYQTELSEEQPWENRRDFLALNPAGTLPVYVDDSMRALCGATIISEYLDETNGILKRDRRLLAEDPFQRAEIRRLTEWFLQKMEADVTRPLVRERIFKLQMTPDQGGGAPDSKILRTSRANIRQHMKYLSWLAGSRPWLAGDRISYADLAAAAAISVLDYLGEIDWSEAPTAKEWYQRLKSRPSFRPLLGERVRGVTPVSHYADLDF; this is encoded by the coding sequence ATGCCGACACTCTATCATCACCCCATGTCCTCCGCCTCCCGGTTCGTACGCCTGATTCTTTCGGAATACGGCTACCAGACCGAGCTGAGCGAGGAGCAGCCTTGGGAGAACCGGCGGGACTTTCTGGCTCTCAATCCGGCGGGCACGCTACCGGTCTATGTCGACGACAGCATGCGCGCGCTCTGCGGCGCGACGATCATTTCCGAATATCTCGACGAAACGAACGGCATTCTGAAGCGCGATCGCCGGCTGCTCGCCGAGGATCCTTTCCAGCGGGCGGAGATTCGCCGGCTCACCGAATGGTTCCTGCAAAAGATGGAAGCCGATGTGACGCGCCCCTTGGTGCGCGAACGCATCTTCAAGCTGCAGATGACGCCGGATCAGGGCGGTGGCGCGCCCGATTCGAAAATCCTGCGCACGTCGCGCGCCAATATCCGCCAGCACATGAAATATCTCTCCTGGCTCGCCGGCTCGCGCCCCTGGCTTGCGGGCGACCGCATCTCCTATGCCGACCTCGCCGCGGCCGCCGCGATCTCCGTGCTCGACTATCTCGGCGAGATCGACTGGTCCGAGGCGCCGACGGCGAAAGAGTGGTACCAGCGATTGAAGTCCCGCCCGTCCTTCCGCCCGCTGCTCGGCGAGCGGGTGCGCGGCGTCACACCGGTCTCGCACTATGCGGACCTCGACTTCTGA
- a CDS encoding undecaprenyl-diphosphate phosphatase: MADQSIISALVLGLVEGLTEFIPVSSTAHVLLAGHFLGFRSPGNTFAVLIQLGAILAILLVYSHRLLKIALALPSSALARRFVLSVLIAFLPAAVIGAAAHGFIKSVLFETPMLICIVLIVGGVILYAIDHLPLKPRYTDVMDYPPSLAFKIGLFQCLAMIPGTSRSGATIAGALLMGTDKRSAAEFSFFLAMPTMVGAFTIDLYKNRDALSFDDMTLIAVGFIAAFVAGVFVVRSLLDFVSHRGFTPFAIWRIIVGVAGLIGLWLLG; the protein is encoded by the coding sequence ATGGCGGATCAATCGATCATCAGCGCGCTCGTCCTCGGGCTTGTCGAGGGACTGACCGAGTTCATCCCCGTGTCGTCGACGGCGCATGTTCTTCTTGCCGGCCACTTCCTTGGCTTCAGGTCACCCGGAAATACCTTCGCCGTCCTCATACAACTCGGCGCGATCCTTGCGATCCTGCTGGTCTATTCCCACCGGCTGCTCAAGATCGCACTGGCCTTGCCGTCGAGTGCTCTCGCGCGTCGTTTCGTGCTCTCGGTGCTCATCGCCTTTCTTCCGGCGGCCGTCATCGGCGCCGCAGCCCATGGCTTCATCAAGTCGGTGCTTTTTGAAACACCGATGCTGATCTGTATCGTGTTGATCGTCGGCGGCGTCATCCTCTACGCGATCGACCATCTGCCGCTGAAGCCGCGCTACACCGACGTGATGGACTATCCGCCTTCGCTCGCCTTCAAGATCGGCCTCTTCCAGTGCCTTGCGATGATTCCGGGCACGTCGCGTTCCGGCGCCACGATCGCCGGTGCTCTGCTGATGGGAACCGACAAGCGTTCTGCAGCGGAGTTTTCGTTCTTTCTCGCCATGCCGACGATGGTCGGTGCCTTCACCATCGATCTCTACAAGAACCGCGATGCGCTGTCCTTCGACGATATGACGCTGATTGCGGTCGGGTTCATCGCCGCCTTCGTGGCCGGGGTGTTCGTCGTGCGCTCGCTGCTCGATTTCGTCTCGCACCGCGGCTTCACGCCCTTCGCGATCTGGCGGATCATCGTCGGGGTTGCCGGCCTCATCGGCCTTTGGCTTCTTGGCTAG
- a CDS encoding complex I NDUFA9 subunit family protein, with protein MTLSNLPPLVTIFGGSGFVGRHVVRALAKRGYRIRVAVRRPDLAGHLQPLGNVGQISFVQANLRYRKSIDRAVEGADHVINCVGILFQSGRNTFDAVQDFGARAVAEAARAAGATLTHISAIGADAKSESSYARTKGRAEAAILETLPEAIILRPSIIFGPEDGFFNKFAEMARFSPFLPLVGGGHTKFQPVYVTDVAEAVARAVDGKVEKGKIYELGGPQVLSFRECLELMLKTIDRKRRLLSIPFGVASLMGSVASLVPFVTPPLTADQVVLLKSDNVVSAQAEAEGRTLAGIGIEPTMLDSILPSYLVRYRPHGQYTRSGRAA; from the coding sequence ATGACCTTGTCCAACCTTCCGCCGCTGGTGACGATTTTCGGCGGATCCGGATTTGTCGGCCGTCATGTGGTGCGCGCGCTGGCCAAGCGCGGCTATCGCATTCGTGTCGCAGTCCGTCGTCCCGATCTCGCCGGCCATCTCCAGCCGCTCGGGAATGTCGGCCAGATTTCCTTCGTCCAGGCCAATCTGCGCTATCGCAAATCGATCGACCGCGCCGTCGAAGGCGCTGACCATGTGATCAACTGTGTCGGCATCCTGTTCCAGAGCGGCCGCAACACGTTCGACGCGGTTCAGGATTTCGGCGCGCGGGCAGTCGCCGAAGCGGCGCGGGCCGCCGGAGCGACACTGACCCACATCTCGGCGATCGGCGCCGACGCCAAGTCCGAGTCGAGCTATGCCCGCACCAAGGGCCGCGCCGAGGCCGCGATCCTCGAAACGCTTCCCGAGGCGATCATCCTGCGGCCGTCGATCATATTCGGACCCGAGGATGGCTTCTTCAACAAGTTCGCCGAAATGGCCCGGTTTTCGCCGTTCCTGCCGCTCGTCGGCGGCGGTCACACGAAATTCCAGCCGGTCTATGTGACCGACGTTGCCGAAGCGGTAGCCCGCGCGGTCGACGGCAAGGTCGAGAAAGGCAAGATCTACGAGCTCGGGGGACCGCAGGTCCTGTCGTTCCGTGAATGTCTCGAGCTGATGCTGAAGACGATCGACCGCAAGCGCCGTCTCCTGTCGATACCCTTCGGCGTCGCTTCGTTGATGGGTAGCGTCGCTTCGCTGGTGCCATTCGTCACGCCACCGCTCACGGCCGATCAGGTGGTGTTGCTCAAATCCGACAATGTCGTCTCCGCACAAGCCGAAGCGGAGGGGCGGACGCTCGCCGGAATCGGCATTGAACCGACGATGCTGGATTCGATCCTGCCGAGCTATCTGGTGCGCTATCGCCCGCATGGCCAGTATACGCGCAGCGGACGGGCGGCCTGA
- a CDS encoding DUF1330 domain-containing protein, whose protein sequence is MAKGYWIARVDIRDPERYKDYVAAAKPAFEKYGAKFLARGGNFHRLEGAVRSRNVVIEFPSLQAAVDCYNSSEYQIAAAIRQEVADAEMVVVEGV, encoded by the coding sequence ATGGCCAAGGGATATTGGATCGCTCGGGTCGATATACGGGACCCTGAGCGCTACAAGGACTATGTGGCGGCGGCAAAGCCGGCCTTCGAGAAATACGGCGCCAAGTTCCTTGCCCGCGGCGGCAATTTCCACCGGCTGGAAGGCGCGGTTCGCTCCCGCAACGTCGTCATCGAGTTTCCCTCCCTTCAGGCCGCCGTCGACTGTTACAACTCGTCCGAATACCAGATTGCCGCGGCGATCCGCCAGGAAGTGGCCGACGCCGAGATGGTGGTGGTCGAAGGCGTTTGA
- the pyrF gene encoding orotidine-5'-phosphate decarboxylase: protein MTMSARDRLIVGLDLPTVAEAEAIVSTLGDSIAFYKIGYQLAFAGGLEFARDLAASGRKVFLDMKLLDIDNTVAKGVENIAKMGVSMLTLHAYPKAMKAAVEAAHGSDLCLLGVTVLTSMDEQDVIDAGYEYDPHTLVLRRAEQARAAGMGGIVCSAEEAAAVRKIIGADMALVTPGIRPAGADKGDQKRVMTPADALRAGSSHLVVARPVVQAAEPLTAAHAILAEMESALSG from the coding sequence ATGACCATGAGCGCGCGCGACCGGCTGATCGTCGGCCTCGATCTTCCGACGGTTGCCGAGGCGGAAGCGATCGTCTCGACACTTGGCGACAGCATCGCCTTCTACAAGATCGGCTACCAGCTTGCCTTCGCCGGCGGACTCGAATTCGCGCGCGACCTTGCCGCGAGCGGCAGGAAGGTCTTCCTCGACATGAAGCTGCTCGACATCGACAACACGGTGGCGAAGGGCGTCGAGAACATCGCCAAGATGGGCGTGTCGATGCTGACGCTGCACGCCTATCCTAAGGCGATGAAAGCCGCTGTCGAGGCGGCGCACGGATCCGACCTCTGTCTGCTCGGCGTCACGGTCCTCACCTCCATGGACGAGCAGGACGTGATCGATGCCGGTTACGAATACGATCCGCACACGCTGGTGCTGCGCCGCGCCGAACAGGCGCGCGCCGCGGGAATGGGCGGCATTGTCTGCTCCGCCGAGGAGGCTGCGGCTGTGCGCAAGATCATCGGAGCGGACATGGCGCTCGTCACGCCCGGCATCCGGCCCGCCGGTGCCGACAAGGGTGACCAGAAGCGTGTGATGACGCCGGCTGACGCGCTTCGCGCGGGATCGAGCCATCTCGTCGTCGCGCGGCCGGTCGTCCAGGCTGCAGAGCCGTTGACTGCCGCCCATGCGATACTGGCCGAGATGGAGAGCGCGCTTTCCGGTTGA
- a CDS encoding histidine phosphatase family protein: MFGVYLTHPQVTIDPAIAVPKWGLSELGRDRARAAASNPWVRSLGRIISSHETKAVETAAILARAAGIPVETDEEMGENDRAATGFLPPQAFEEAADWFFAHPNESFKGWERAADAQLRIWNAVSYILDRHDPAIPIAFVGHGGVGTLLKCRMTGAAIARDADQPAGGGNLFAFRLADRAVTCDWTPMEFWQG; the protein is encoded by the coding sequence GTGTTCGGCGTCTATCTGACCCATCCGCAGGTTACGATCGACCCGGCAATCGCCGTGCCGAAATGGGGATTGTCAGAGCTCGGCAGGGACCGCGCACGCGCAGCGGCCTCGAACCCATGGGTCAGGTCCCTCGGCCGCATCATATCCAGCCACGAGACAAAAGCCGTGGAGACGGCGGCCATACTGGCGCGTGCGGCAGGCATCCCGGTCGAGACCGACGAAGAGATGGGCGAGAACGATCGCGCCGCGACAGGCTTCCTGCCGCCGCAGGCGTTCGAGGAGGCCGCCGACTGGTTTTTCGCCCACCCGAACGAAAGCTTCAAAGGGTGGGAACGGGCGGCGGATGCCCAGTTGCGCATCTGGAATGCCGTCTCCTACATTCTCGATCGCCACGACCCGGCAATTCCGATCGCCTTCGTCGGGCATGGCGGCGTCGGGACGCTGCTCAAATGTCGCATGACCGGCGCCGCGATCGCACGCGACGCGGACCAGCCAGCGGGGGGCGGCAACCTCTTTGCTTTTCGCCTTGCGGATCGCGCCGTCACGTGCGACTGGACGCCGATGGAATTCTGGCAGGGGTGA
- the pmtA gene encoding phospholipid N-methyltransferase PmtA encodes MSLRLKVKERFGRKFDEEIRFFKGWMNNTRAVGAILPTSSITARRMASVVNPHSGLPVLELGPGTGVITKAILERGIAPEKLVSVEYSTDFFNQLKARFAGVQFINGDAFDLEHTLGSLKDRKFDSVVSAVPLLNFPMHRRVELIEDLLSRIPVGRPVVQISYGALSPVVAMPDRYSIQHLDFVVRNIPPAQLWVYRKAH; translated from the coding sequence ATGAGTTTGCGCTTGAAGGTGAAGGAAAGGTTCGGCCGGAAGTTCGACGAGGAAATCCGCTTCTTCAAGGGCTGGATGAACAACACCCGCGCCGTCGGAGCGATCCTGCCAACGTCCTCGATCACGGCGCGGCGGATGGCGAGCGTCGTCAATCCGCACTCAGGCCTGCCGGTGCTTGAACTCGGCCCCGGGACCGGCGTGATCACCAAGGCGATCCTCGAGCGCGGCATCGCACCGGAAAAACTCGTCTCGGTCGAATATTCGACCGATTTCTTCAATCAGCTGAAGGCCCGTTTCGCCGGTGTGCAGTTCATCAACGGCGACGCCTTCGATCTCGAACACACGCTCGGATCACTGAAGGACCGGAAGTTCGACAGCGTCGTGTCCGCGGTGCCGCTTTTGAACTTTCCGATGCACCGCCGCGTCGAACTTATCGAGGACCTGCTCTCGCGCATCCCGGTCGGACGGCCCGTCGTGCAGATTTCCTATGGCGCGCTCTCGCCGGTCGTCGCCATGCCCGATCGCTACAGCATCCAGCATCTCGACTTCGTCGTCCGCAACATTCCGCCCGCTCAGCTCTGGGTCTATCGCAAGGCGCACTGA
- the dnaN gene encoding DNA polymerase III subunit beta: MRITLERSNLLKSLNHVHRVVERRNTIPILSNVLLRSDGASLEMKATDLDLEITEATPAQVEQAGATTVPAHLLYDIVRKLPDGAEVLLATNAEGTAMTVASGRSKFSLQCLPQSDFPDLTAGSFSHSFRLKATDLKMLIDRTQFAISTEETRYYLNGIFMHTVESKGQLKLRAVATDGHRLARADVEAPAGSEGMPGIIIPRKTVSELQKLLDNPDIVVTVEVSDAKIRLTIGSIIMTSKLIDGTFPDYQRVIPANNEKELRVDCQSFAQAVDRVSTISSERGRAVKLALTDGQMTLTVNNPDSGSATEELPVGYESDPLEIGFNAKYLLDITAQLTGNDAVFMLADPGSPTLVRDLAAEDALYVLMPMRV, from the coding sequence ATGCGCATTACTCTCGAGCGGTCCAATCTCCTGAAATCGCTGAACCATGTTCACCGCGTGGTCGAACGGCGAAACACGATCCCGATCCTCTCGAACGTGCTGCTGCGCTCCGACGGAGCGAGCCTCGAGATGAAGGCAACCGACCTCGATCTCGAGATCACCGAGGCGACGCCGGCGCAGGTGGAACAGGCGGGCGCCACCACCGTTCCGGCGCATCTCCTCTACGATATCGTTCGCAAGCTCCCGGATGGGGCGGAAGTGCTGCTTGCGACCAATGCCGAAGGCACGGCTATGACGGTTGCCTCCGGCCGCTCGAAGTTTTCGCTGCAGTGCCTGCCGCAATCGGATTTCCCGGATCTGACGGCCGGGAGCTTCTCGCATTCCTTCCGGCTGAAGGCGACGGACCTCAAGATGCTGATCGACCGGACGCAGTTCGCGATCTCGACGGAGGAGACCCGCTACTACCTCAACGGCATTTTCATGCACACGGTCGAGAGCAAGGGACAGCTGAAGCTGCGCGCGGTTGCGACCGACGGGCATCGCCTTGCGCGCGCCGACGTCGAGGCTCCGGCCGGTTCGGAAGGCATGCCAGGCATCATCATCCCACGCAAGACTGTCAGCGAGTTGCAGAAGCTGCTCGACAATCCCGACATCGTCGTGACGGTCGAGGTCTCGGACGCCAAGATCCGCTTGACGATCGGCTCGATCATCATGACTTCGAAACTGATCGACGGCACTTTCCCCGACTATCAGCGGGTAATCCCGGCCAACAATGAGAAGGAGCTGCGCGTCGACTGCCAGTCCTTTGCCCAGGCGGTCGATCGTGTCTCGACCATTTCCTCCGAGCGAGGCCGCGCGGTGAAGCTTGCGCTCACCGACGGACAGATGACGCTGACGGTCAACAATCCGGATTCAGGCAGTGCTACGGAAGAGCTGCCGGTCGGCTACGAAAGCGACCCTCTGGAGATCGGCTTCAACGCCAAATACCTGCTCGACATCACCGCCCAGCTCACCGGCAACGATGCGGTCTTCATGCTCGCCGATCCCGGTTCGCCGACGCTGGTGCGTGATCTTGCCGCCGAGGACGCGCTCTATGTCCTCATGCCGATGCGCGTGTGA